ATGATCACCAGCAAAGGACGATTACGCGATTCGGTATATTTCAGCATACTGAAAGAAGAATGGCCCGATGTAAAGCAACGGGTATTTGGTAAATATGATCTTTAATTTCACGGAGGATCGCTATCTGTAGTGCCGTGAAAAAATATTATTACTATGAAGTTGTGGCAAAAAGATAAGGCATCACTGGGTGCTGTAGAAAAATTCACCGTTGGCAAAGACCGTGAAATGGATGCTTTCCTGGCGCCATTTGATGTGCTGGGCTCTATGGCGCATATCACCATGCTGCAAAGTATAGGATTACTGGAAGCGGATGAACTGACCCTATTAAAGCAGGAACTGAAAAATATTTATAAAGAGATACAGGCAGGTGATTTTACACTGGAAGAAGGCGTAGAAGATATTCACTCACAGGTAGAACTATTGCTCACGCGGCGTTTGGGAGAAGTAGGTAAAAAGATCCACAGCGGCCGTTCCCGCAACGACCAGGTTTTGGTAGACCTGAAATTATACCTGCGTCATGAGTTGCAAACAATGGTGGCATCCGTGAAAGTATTGTTTGATCTCTTACAGCAAAAAAGTGAAGCCTACAAAGATCATCTTCTTCCTGGGTATACCCACCTGCAAATAGCCATGCCTTCCTCTTTCGGGCTATGGTTTGGCGCTTATGCAGAGAGCCTCGTAGATGACCTGACGATGTTGCAGGGCGCTTATAAAGTGGTGAATAAAAACCCGCTTGGCTCCGCAGCCGGTTACGGCTCTTCGTTCCCCCTTAACCGTGAGTTAACCACGGAATTGTTAGGATTCGATACACTCAATTATAATGTTGTATACGCGCAGATGGGCCGTGGCAAAACGGAAAAGATCGTGTCCTTTGCATTGGCCGGAATTGCAGCCACCCTCGCTAAAATGGCGATGGATGCCTGTCTTTTTATGAACCAGAACTTCGGCTTCATCAGTTTCCCTGATGAACTGACCACTGGCTCCAGCATCATGCCGCATAAAAAGAACCCGGATGTATGGGAACTGATCCGCTCTCACGGCAATAAACTACAGGCGTTGCCCAATGAAATTGCTATGATGATCACGAACCTGCCTTCCGGCTACCACCGTGATTTGCAGCTGTTGAAAGAAAATTTATTTCCTGCTTTCCAGACATTAAAAGATTGTATCAATATGAGCTGCCTGATGTTGGAAAATATCCGCATCAAGGAAAATATCCTGGCAGATGAAAAATACCAGTACCTGTTCAGCGTAGAAGTTGTGAACAACCTGGTGTTGCAAGGCACGCCTTTCCGGGAAGCCTATAAGCAGGTAGGTATGGATATTGAAAAAGGTACTTTTGCTCCCGGCAAAGAAGTAACACATACGCATGCAGGTAGTATCGGTAATTTATGTACCGCACAAATAGCGAAGCAGATGGATGCGGTGTTGAAAGGCTTTTCTTTTGAAGCCGTGGATAAAGCATTGGAGAAATTATTGAATAGCTAGTAGCGATCTTCTTAAAAATAAAAGGCGGCCACTATAATGGCCGCCTTTTATTTTTATCCCCGTTAATCATCTCCCTAAAAACCAATATTTATCCCCACAAATCCATTAAACCCTGCCATCGGATAGTAATAAGTATCGTAGGCAACGCGGTTTGCTGTCAGATCGTAATAGCTGTAGGTGCTACCGTTCGGCTCATACTTTGTATCGAAAATATTATTCAGCAGCAGTTGTACGCTGAGCTCGCGGAATAACGGTTGCGGTACTACGTAGCTGAAGCGCAGGTTACTTACGAAATAGGGATTCAGACTGGCCTCCTTAGTGGAAGTATTGTCCATATACTGACGGCTTACATATTTACCCAGGAGGTCTGCAGTAAAACCACGGAATGGTCTGGCAGATAACGTATATCCACCTACGAAAGCAGGGGAGTAGGAAATGTTTGCTTTTTTATAGATAACGGTATGCGCCACATCGTCGCTGTCGTAACTGATGGCGTTGTAGTCCAGTACTTTATTCTGGCTCAGCGCAGCATTGGCAGCGATGGAGAAGATATTGCCCAGTTTTACATTGCCACTTACTTCCACCCCCATGCGATAACTTTTGGGAATATTGGTGCGTACATACGCACCCACATCTGTAAGTTCGCCGGTTTGTACCAGCTGATTTTTATAGTTCATGTAATATACGTTGGCCTGTACGTTGGCGATGCTGTTGTTCCATACATAGCCTGCTTCCAGGTCGCGCAAGATTTCCGGTTTGGGCTGCGTCACACCGTAGTTGGATTCAAAGTCAACACGGTTCGGTTCTTTGTGTGCAATGGCAATAGAAGCAAACACCCGGTTAACAGGATTTAAATAATAATAGATGCCTGCTTTTGGATTAAAGAAATTATAGTTTACATGCGGCATATATGTAGGCGCATCTTTGAAGCCATCCATGTTATACGCAATGTTCCTGTATTGCAGGTCAGCAAAGAGACGCAGCGCCGTTGTTATTTTGTATTCTCCTTTCCAGTAAATGTTAAAATCATTTTTTTCAGCGGGGTATCTATAGTATTCAACGTCTTTATCGATGGCGGTATTGGCCCAGATAACCTTGCCGAAATGATCGCCTTCGTAGCGGTTCCAGCCACCGCCAAGATTCCAGTTAAATTTTTCACCGGTACGGTTCAGGGAAAACACGCTGCCATAGAAGTAATTGTCCAGCCATTCCTGGTTCACGAGATCCGTTTTCTTGATCGAGTCGCCATCGATTACTTTTACCGGCAACCCGTAATCCGCTACAGACCTGTTGCCTTTATAGTTTTCATAATAGCCGCGGCCGCGGGTCATATGGAGTGCTACGTTGAAGTTCAGTCCCGCGTTAATTTCCTGGTTGAGAAATAGCTGGTAGTGATCCTGTTGGTAGTTATCCGTTTCATTATCATAAGGTGTGCCCGGCTTATCTGTACCAGCGGAATTATAAGTTCTGTCGGTAGCCAGGAGTGCGGCGGGTACACCGTTCCATGCCTGGTAAGTTTTTTCTTTGCCGGAAAAAATATTGAGACGTACCGCTGTTTTTTTAGAGATGTAAGCAGCAGAAGTATAGAAAGAGCGCAGGTCGGAAGTAGCACGATCGATATAACCGTCTGATGATATTTTCGACAGCCTTGCATCGATGGTGAAGTGATCGTTGATAAGGCCCGAACCAGCTTTTACGGTGTGTTTCCAGCTGTTGAAAGAACCGTAGCTGTTGCTGATTTCGCCGTATGCGTTTTCATTGAACTCGTTGGTGCTAAGGTTCAGCGTAGCACCGAAAGCACCCGCGCCGTTGGTGGAAGTGCCTACACCGCGTTGCAGTTCTATGCTGCTGACAGAAGAGGCAAAATCCGGCATGTTGACAAAGAACGTGCCTTGTGATTCCGCATCATTAATGGGGATACCATTTACGGTCACATTGATACGGGTAATATCGGAGCCGCGAACACGCATGCCGGTGTAGCCGATGCCGGTGCCGGCGTCGGAGTTGGTTACCACGCCTGGTTGCTGGTTGAGCAGCATGGGCAGGTCCTGCCCGAGGTTTTCTTTCTTAATATCTTCTTTCGATAAAGTAGTATTTACAAAAGGAGAATTTTTACCTGCGCGGAGACTGCTGATTTCTACGGGTTTTACAAACAGGCCGGTTTCTTCCAGGCTGATGTCTGCAAACTGCGTCGTATTATTGGCATTGATGGTAATTGTATGTGGTTTGAACCCGAGATAGCTGGCCTGTAAAGTATAGGTGCCTTTTTTAGGCAGATGAATGCTGTAATGGCCTTTATTATCGGTTTGGGTACCGGTTTGATTGATCGCTACGGTTACGCCTTCCAATGGTTTCCCGTTTGCATTGTTGGTGATGGTGCCGGTAACCAGGGATTGTGCATGTAAAGTGCCGGCAACGCCGAGCAGCACTAACAACATTAACTGTTTCATGTAAGTATATCTGTTTTCTGTTTTCTCAATTCCTAACCAGCATTACCTGGTCAAGGTTCCTTGGGTGTGATCTCAGCCTGAAAGTAAGGCACCCCATGTGATTGGTGTTTCGCACAAAAATGTTTTGTGTGAAACATTACCGGGTGTAAAGGTATAATTTATTTTCCGGTAGATGATTTTTTGTTTAATTTCCATTTACGCTTCTCTCAATCATCTTTCATAAATTTTTAACTTTAAATCTTTATTTCAGATGATTAAGCTTCAGTTAATCGGACATCTTGGCCGGGATGTAGTAAAAAAAGAGGTCAATGGTGTAGTCGTTTTCAATTTTCCGGTTGCGGTGAATGAGCGTTTCAAAAATGCGCTTGGCGTATTGCAGGAGCGGACTACCTGGGTCGATTGCTCGTTATGGGATCGGGAAAACCTGGCGCCTTATTTAAATCAGGGTGTGCAGGTATATGTGGAAGGTTCCCCGAAAGTGGAAGCTTATGTAAGCAACGCCACCGGTGCCTTGTCAGGAGCAGTAAGACTACGGGTTTCCCAATTGCAGTTGCTCGGTCGTAAGGATGATGAAAAGCGCAGGACATCCGCTACAGATGTGCCCGCTGTTCCAGAGGCAGAGCCCGTTGAAGAACAGCCGGCAGACGATCTTCCCTTCTAAAAAAACTGGTGCATTCCAATATGAAAGCCAACCTTTTATGGTTGGCTTTTTGCTTTTTTCTTCAAAAAAGTTTTGGCCAGTATCAAAATAATATTATCTTTGCACCCTCATTGCGAGGTAGAGCAGAGGTAGCTCGTCGGGCTCATAACCCGAAGGTCAGTGGTTCGAATCCGCTCCTCGCTACAAAAGGGCGTATCAACGCTGAAAAAAACAAGAAAAGAGCCGAAGAAATTCGGCTTTTTTTATTTCCGTAAGTTTGAGTTGCGAAATGCAACTATATCCAGGTCGTAAAGTATCATGCACAAAGCAGGTTTTGTAAATATCTTCGGTAAGCCCAATGCGGGAAAGAGCACATTGCTAAACGCCATTATGGGCGAAAAGCTGGCTATTATATCCCCAAAAGTGCAAACCACCCGCCATCGTATCACCGGCGTTTTAACGGATCCGGCTTACCAGATCGTATTTTCGGATACGCCAGGTATCATTGATCCGAAATATAAATTGCACGAGAAAATGATGGGGGCGGTAAAGTCTGCACTGGAAGATGCAGATGTGGCCTTGCTGATCATGGATGCAAAAGAATCGCTGGAAGAAAACCTGGAGTTATTTGACTCCCTGAGACTGAAAGTACCTGCTATTCTCATCATCAACAAAATGGACAATATCCTGAAAGAGGAAATGGCTGTTTTGGTAGAACGTGCAAAAGCCTGGGGCAAAGCTACAGCGGTAGTACCGGTATCTGCTATGCAGAAAAAAGGTATCAAAGACCTGCTGACAGAAATAGTAGCTCTGCTGCCTCAAGCCAATGCTTTTTACCCCGATGATACACTAACGGATAAGTCTACACGCTTTTTTGTAGCAGAGATGATCCGTGAAAAGATTTTCGATTTATTTGAAGAAGAGATCCCGTATCATACCACTGTTATTGTAACACAATTCCAGGAGAAAGATACGCTGACAAAGATCACCGCAGAAATCATCGTCACCCGTGAAACCCAGAAGGGGATCATATTAGGAGAAAAAGGGAAATCGATCCGGGAAATAGGTACCAGGGCCCGGGTGGATATAGAAAAATTTATTGAGCGTAAAGTGTTCCTGGAACTGTTTGTGAAGGTACGCGGCAAATGGCGCGATAATGAACTCTTTCTGAAAGAATACGGATACTAAGAAACATTTAGACATTTGGTATTTAGATATTTTGTTGCTGAAAGGCATTTTCATCGAAACGAAATAATCAAATAACAAAATATAAAAATTCCTAAATAATATTTTTAGGTAATACGGAATAAAAATTAATAATTAAGATGGCTGGATTTACAGTAGCTATAGTGGGTCGCCCGAATGTGGGCAAATCAACGTTGTTCAATCGTTTGCTGGAACAACGCAGGGCTATCGTGGATGATCAGAGCGGTGTAACGCGTGATCGTCAATACGGTATTGCTGACTGGAACGGCAAAACTTTCAACGTGATTGATACCGGTGGATTTGTATCAAACAGCGATGATGTATTTGAGCGGGAAATCCGCAAGCAGGCAAAAGTTGCCATGGACGAAGCCAATGTGCTGGTGTTTATGTGTGATGTAACAACCGGTATCACCGACCTGGATGCGGATGTAGCCAACCTGCTGCGCCGTACCTCAAAACCGGTGTACCTGGTAGTAAATAAAGTGGATAACTCACAGCGTCAGCTGGAAGCCAATGAGTTTTACAGTCTCGGTTTCGATAAAACATTTTTCCTCTCTTCCATGACCGGTAGCGGTACAGGTGAATTGCTGGATGATATCGTCACCAATATCACAGATGATATGGGAGACGCCACCCTGAATAATGATATTCCTAAAATCGCGATTATTGGTCAGCCGAACGTAGGAAAATCATCTCTCCTGAATGCATTGGTGGGTGCCGATCGTAACATCGTGTCTGATATTGCAGGTACTACCCGCGATACCATTCACACGCGTTATAACATGTTCCAGAAAGACTTCATCCTGATTGATACGGCTGGTATCAGACGTAAAAATAAGGTGAATGAAGACCTGGAATTTTACTCTGTTATCCGTGCCATCAAAGCAGTGGATGAAGCTGATGTGGTCATGTTGTTGCTGGATGCTGAAAAAGGTGTTACCGCACAGGATCTCAGCATTTTCAGCCTCGCAGTCCGCAAAGGAAAAGGGGTAGTGGTGCTGGTGAATAAATGGGACCTGGTAGAAAAAGGAACCAACACGGCCAGGGATTATGAGAAGCAACTGAAGACCCGTCTGGCGCCGTTTTCCGATGTGCCCATTGTCTTTACTTCCGTGGTGGAAAAACAACGTATTTTCAAAGCGATAGAAGTAGCACTGGAAGTATTTGATAACCGTCAGCGTAAGATCCAGACCTCCAAACTGAACGACGTGATGCTGAAAGCTATTGAAGCCTTCCATCCGCCGGTAGTAAGAGGTACGCCTATACGTATCAAATACGTAACACAACTGCCTACGCACACACCTGCTTTCGCTTTCTTCTGCAACCTGCCGGAAGATGTGAAAACACCTTATCGCAATTACCTGGAAAATCAGATACGTACCAACTTTGATTTCAAAGGCGTACCGTTGAAGATCTTTTTCCGTAAAAAATAGTAACTGGGTAAAAAGGGAATGAATAGATTTTGTATTCTAAAAATATTCAATACCTTTGCGCCGGTTTTAAAAACTAAAACACACATAAAAATGAAAAAAGTATTTGTATTCGCAATCGCAGCTGGTATGTTCTTCGTAGCTTGTAACGGTGGTAGCACTCCTGCTGCTGATTCTACTGCTACAACTGTAGACACTATGAACGCTGCACCTCCTGTAGAAGCTCCAGCTGCTGATGCTGTTGTTGATTCTGCTGCTATTGCACCTGCTGTTGATTCAGCTGCTGCTGCTAAGTAAGAGATTATTATTCCGATAATATCATTCTTGCAAGAAATAAAAAAGGCCGGTTGCATTGCAGCCGGCCTTTTTATTATTTAGAGATTTTTTGATTTACGAATTTAGGGATTTGAAATGCAGCGGAGATGATCAATCAGATCTCCGCTGCATTTCAAATCCCTAAATTCGTAAATCAAAAAATCGTAAATTTTAATTATTCTTCGAGAATAGACGACAAATTCATCAGCTCATCCTGTTTATAGGCGTTTTTTTCATCGCGGAAACATTTGGAGAGCTCTTCCAGCAGGAATTGTATGATACGTTTATTGGATTG
The Chitinophaga sp. MM2321 DNA segment above includes these coding regions:
- the argH gene encoding argininosuccinate lyase; protein product: MKLWQKDKASLGAVEKFTVGKDREMDAFLAPFDVLGSMAHITMLQSIGLLEADELTLLKQELKNIYKEIQAGDFTLEEGVEDIHSQVELLLTRRLGEVGKKIHSGRSRNDQVLVDLKLYLRHELQTMVASVKVLFDLLQQKSEAYKDHLLPGYTHLQIAMPSSFGLWFGAYAESLVDDLTMLQGAYKVVNKNPLGSAAGYGSSFPLNRELTTELLGFDTLNYNVVYAQMGRGKTEKIVSFALAGIAATLAKMAMDACLFMNQNFGFISFPDELTTGSSIMPHKKNPDVWELIRSHGNKLQALPNEIAMMITNLPSGYHRDLQLLKENLFPAFQTLKDCINMSCLMLENIRIKENILADEKYQYLFSVEVVNNLVLQGTPFREAYKQVGMDIEKGTFAPGKEVTHTHAGSIGNLCTAQIAKQMDAVLKGFSFEAVDKALEKLLNS
- a CDS encoding TonB-dependent receptor, translated to MKQLMLLVLLGVAGTLHAQSLVTGTITNNANGKPLEGVTVAINQTGTQTDNKGHYSIHLPKKGTYTLQASYLGFKPHTITINANNTTQFADISLEETGLFVKPVEISSLRAGKNSPFVNTTLSKEDIKKENLGQDLPMLLNQQPGVVTNSDAGTGIGYTGMRVRGSDITRINVTVNGIPINDAESQGTFFVNMPDFASSVSSIELQRGVGTSTNGAGAFGATLNLSTNEFNENAYGEISNSYGSFNSWKHTVKAGSGLINDHFTIDARLSKISSDGYIDRATSDLRSFYTSAAYISKKTAVRLNIFSGKEKTYQAWNGVPAALLATDRTYNSAGTDKPGTPYDNETDNYQQDHYQLFLNQEINAGLNFNVALHMTRGRGYYENYKGNRSVADYGLPVKVIDGDSIKKTDLVNQEWLDNYFYGSVFSLNRTGEKFNWNLGGGWNRYEGDHFGKVIWANTAIDKDVEYYRYPAEKNDFNIYWKGEYKITTALRLFADLQYRNIAYNMDGFKDAPTYMPHVNYNFFNPKAGIYYYLNPVNRVFASIAIAHKEPNRVDFESNYGVTQPKPEILRDLEAGYVWNNSIANVQANVYYMNYKNQLVQTGELTDVGAYVRTNIPKSYRMGVEVSGNVKLGNIFSIAANAALSQNKVLDYNAISYDSDDVAHTVIYKKANISYSPAFVGGYTLSARPFRGFTADLLGKYVSRQYMDNTSTKEASLNPYFVSNLRFSYVVPQPLFRELSVQLLLNNIFDTKYEPNGSTYSYYDLTANRVAYDTYYYPMAGFNGFVGINIGF
- the ssb gene encoding single-stranded DNA-binding protein — protein: MIKLQLIGHLGRDVVKKEVNGVVVFNFPVAVNERFKNALGVLQERTTWVDCSLWDRENLAPYLNQGVQVYVEGSPKVEAYVSNATGALSGAVRLRVSQLQLLGRKDDEKRRTSATDVPAVPEAEPVEEQPADDLPF
- the era gene encoding GTPase Era → MHKAGFVNIFGKPNAGKSTLLNAIMGEKLAIISPKVQTTRHRITGVLTDPAYQIVFSDTPGIIDPKYKLHEKMMGAVKSALEDADVALLIMDAKESLEENLELFDSLRLKVPAILIINKMDNILKEEMAVLVERAKAWGKATAVVPVSAMQKKGIKDLLTEIVALLPQANAFYPDDTLTDKSTRFFVAEMIREKIFDLFEEEIPYHTTVIVTQFQEKDTLTKITAEIIVTRETQKGIILGEKGKSIREIGTRARVDIEKFIERKVFLELFVKVRGKWRDNELFLKEYGY
- the der gene encoding ribosome biogenesis GTPase Der, giving the protein MAGFTVAIVGRPNVGKSTLFNRLLEQRRAIVDDQSGVTRDRQYGIADWNGKTFNVIDTGGFVSNSDDVFEREIRKQAKVAMDEANVLVFMCDVTTGITDLDADVANLLRRTSKPVYLVVNKVDNSQRQLEANEFYSLGFDKTFFLSSMTGSGTGELLDDIVTNITDDMGDATLNNDIPKIAIIGQPNVGKSSLLNALVGADRNIVSDIAGTTRDTIHTRYNMFQKDFILIDTAGIRRKNKVNEDLEFYSVIRAIKAVDEADVVMLLLDAEKGVTAQDLSIFSLAVRKGKGVVVLVNKWDLVEKGTNTARDYEKQLKTRLAPFSDVPIVFTSVVEKQRIFKAIEVALEVFDNRQRKIQTSKLNDVMLKAIEAFHPPVVRGTPIRIKYVTQLPTHTPAFAFFCNLPEDVKTPYRNYLENQIRTNFDFKGVPLKIFFRKK